A window from Candidatus Amarolinea dominans encodes these proteins:
- the kdpF gene encoding K(+)-transporting ATPase subunit F, whose protein sequence is MSLMVVAVGLITLSLLVYLFVALLKPEKFG, encoded by the coding sequence ATGAGCCTGATGGTTGTGGCTGTCGGTCTGATCACGCTGTCGCTGTTGGTCTATCTGTTCGTGGCTCTGTTGAAACCGGAGAAATTCGGATGA